One Paraclostridium bifermentans DNA window includes the following coding sequences:
- a CDS encoding hemolysin family protein — MIIFINILLVFFLVFLNGFFVATEFAMVKVRKSRIETLIIQGNKRAKRTLIVVKDLNSYLSACQLGITLASLGLGWVGEPAILRLLMPIFNLFNLPSSIEHSIAFIIAFSIITGCHIVFGELVPKSLAIISPEKIALSTAFPLIFFYKLTYPVMWIFNHSTNWILKVFGLSQVDEHESVHTDEEIKLLVEESYNHGLVDKTELTLVDNIFDFSDKTVKEIMVPRTDITNIFIEDSFDDIIAYTFEEQLTRYPVCKENKDNVIGFIHIKDLYKQKIEGNNQDIRHIIREIKLVPESMLISDLLKIFKKDKVQVALVIDEYGGTAGLVTIEDILEEIVGEIQDEFDEEEDAIIKCEDNSYIVDGKVLIEDITEFLYIDIEDEHIDTIGGWAYTQLDSYPKVNDKFTYKNYEFTILKCNRKRINKLSIKNLSDK, encoded by the coding sequence ATGATTATTTTTATAAATATACTTTTAGTATTTTTTCTTGTCTTTTTAAATGGATTTTTTGTTGCTACAGAATTTGCTATGGTAAAGGTTAGAAAATCTAGGATAGAAACATTAATAATTCAAGGTAATAAGCGTGCTAAGCGTACTTTAATAGTTGTTAAAGATTTAAATTCATACTTATCTGCCTGTCAGCTTGGAATAACTTTAGCATCGTTGGGACTAGGATGGGTAGGAGAGCCGGCTATTTTACGTCTGTTAATGCCAATATTTAATCTATTTAATTTACCTTCAAGTATAGAACATTCAATTGCTTTTATTATTGCTTTTTCAATTATAACTGGATGTCATATTGTATTTGGAGAATTGGTTCCTAAATCGCTAGCGATTATAAGTCCTGAAAAAATAGCATTAAGTACAGCTTTTCCACTTATATTTTTTTACAAGTTAACATATCCTGTTATGTGGATATTCAATCATAGTACAAACTGGATATTAAAGGTATTCGGGCTTTCTCAAGTTGATGAGCATGAATCAGTTCATACTGATGAAGAAATAAAACTTTTAGTTGAAGAAAGCTATAATCATGGCTTAGTTGATAAAACTGAATTAACTCTTGTAGATAATATATTCGATTTTTCTGATAAAACAGTAAAAGAGATAATGGTACCACGAACTGATATTACAAATATTTTTATAGAAGATTCTTTTGATGATATAATAGCCTATACGTTCGAAGAACAGCTCACTAGATATCCTGTATGTAAAGAAAATAAGGATAATGTTATTGGATTTATCCATATCAAAGATTTATACAAACAAAAAATTGAGGGCAATAATCAAGATATAAGACATATTATTAGGGAAATTAAACTTGTCCCAGAGTCAATGCTAATAAGTGACCTTCTTAAAATATTTAAAAAAGATAAAGTACAAGTTGCTTTAGTTATTGACGAGTATGGAGGAACTGCTGGTTTAGTAACGATAGAAGATATTTTAGAAGAAATTGTTGGGGAAATTCAAGATGAGTTTGATGAGGAAGAAGATGCTATTATTAAGTGTGAAGATAATAGTTATATAGTAGATGGAAAGGTTCTTATTGAAGATATAACTGAGTTTTTATATATAGATATTGAAGATGAGCATATAGATACTATTGGGGGTTGGGCATATACTCAGCTGGATTCTTACCCTAAAGTTAATGATAAGTTTACTTATAAAAACTATGAATTTACTATATTAAAATGCAATAGAAAAAGAATAAACAAATTATCGATTAAAAATTTATCTGATAAATAA